Proteins encoded within one genomic window of Elusimicrobiota bacterium:
- a CDS encoding ribonuclease HI family protein — translation MELEIYTDGASRGNPGHAGIGIIILDKNGKIIEQSGEYIGQTTNNVAEYKGLVSGLKIAKKYLPCSVTVHLDSELVVRQLQGKYRTKDQTLKAYFEFANQMLSEFDKFEIKYVPREKNKAADKLANQAIDKAANKKQLVPESQLMLKF, via the coding sequence ATGGAACTTGAAATTTACACTGACGGAGCATCGCGCGGAAATCCCGGACACGCCGGAATCGGCATAATAATTCTGGATAAAAACGGCAAAATTATTGAACAGTCCGGAGAATATATCGGACAGACGACAAATAATGTCGCTGAATACAAGGGGCTTGTTTCAGGCTTAAAGATCGCCAAGAAATATTTGCCCTGCAGTGTTACGGTTCATTTGGATTCTGAGCTAGTAGTTCGGCAGTTACAGGGAAAGTATAGGACTAAGGATCAGACCCTGAAAGCTTATTTTGAATTTGCAAACCAGATGCTTTCAGAATTTGATAAATTTGAGATAAAATATGTGCCGAGAGAAAAAAATAAAGCAGCGGATAAATTGGCAAATCAGGCAATTGATAAAGCAGCGAACAAAAAACAGCTAGTTCCTGAAAGCCAATTGATGCTTAAGTTTTAA